In the genome of Streptococcus oralis, one region contains:
- a CDS encoding ABC transporter ATP-binding protein, whose translation MENKKVSVWKQCKPYMAGLQLPLLIAVVAAVISSIITVYGPTKIKEITNLISDGLMTGIDLEAVSSIASFLVILYVFGAILNYTQAYIFSTSIQHFSKRLRTAIAEKINRLPLGYFDRHSQGDTLSRVTNDVDTAAQSLNQSLGTVLSASFLLIAVLVTMFGMNWILALVTVVSTLVGFAAVSVIMAKSQGYFKAQQNNLAAVNGYVEEMYSGHNVVTSYNAVDTSKARFADLNQDLHDSIWKSQFISGIMMPAMFFVGNFSYVLVIIVGAALALEGHITIGIIVAFMVYVRTFSQPLSQIAQGITSLQQASAAMTRVLEFLAEAEMQDESHKERQLSNMKGEVVFDHVSFGYTPERTIIHDFSATAHAGQKVAIVGPTGAGKTTIVNLLMKFYEIDKGSICIDGVDTKDMKRSEVHDAFSMVLQDTWLFEGTIRENLIYNQTDISDERMMEASKAVGIHHFIMTLPDGYDTVLDDTVTLSVGQKQLLTIARALLKDAPLLILDEATSSVDTRTEELIQKAMDRLMEDRTSFVIAHRLSTIRNADLILVMKDGNIIEQGNHDDLMAQAGFYADLYNSQFTEDEAEE comes from the coding sequence ATGGAAAATAAAAAAGTTTCGGTCTGGAAACAGTGCAAACCTTATATGGCAGGCCTCCAACTCCCTCTCCTAATAGCAGTTGTGGCAGCGGTCATTTCAAGCATCATTACCGTTTATGGTCCAACTAAGATTAAAGAAATTACAAACTTGATTTCAGATGGTTTGATGACTGGAATTGATTTAGAGGCTGTTTCAAGTATTGCTAGCTTTTTAGTGATTCTCTATGTATTTGGCGCCATCCTTAACTATACACAGGCCTATATCTTTTCAACGAGTATCCAACATTTTTCAAAACGCTTGCGGACAGCAATCGCTGAAAAAATCAATCGTTTGCCACTTGGCTATTTTGACCGTCATTCACAAGGAGATACCCTTTCGCGCGTGACCAATGATGTGGATACGGCAGCGCAATCTCTCAACCAAAGTCTAGGGACAGTTCTTTCAGCTAGTTTCTTGTTGATTGCTGTCTTGGTGACCATGTTTGGGATGAACTGGATTTTGGCATTGGTAACCGTTGTATCAACCCTTGTTGGTTTTGCGGCGGTTTCCGTAATCATGGCCAAGTCACAGGGTTATTTTAAAGCCCAACAAAATAATCTAGCGGCCGTCAATGGTTATGTGGAAGAGATGTACTCTGGCCATAATGTAGTGACCAGCTACAACGCAGTGGACACCTCCAAAGCGAGATTTGCTGATTTAAACCAGGACTTGCATGATAGTATCTGGAAATCTCAGTTTATCTCTGGTATCATGATGCCAGCCATGTTCTTTGTTGGGAACTTTAGTTATGTCTTAGTCATCATCGTTGGGGCCGCGCTGGCGTTAGAAGGCCATATCACTATAGGGATTATTGTAGCCTTTATGGTTTACGTACGGACCTTCTCTCAACCTCTGTCACAGATTGCCCAAGGGATTACGAGCTTGCAACAAGCGAGTGCAGCCATGACTCGTGTATTAGAATTTTTGGCTGAAGCAGAGATGCAAGATGAATCTCATAAGGAAAGACAATTGAGCAACATGAAAGGGGAAGTAGTCTTTGATCACGTGTCCTTTGGCTATACACCAGAGCGCACCATCATCCATGACTTTTCTGCGACAGCTCATGCAGGTCAAAAGGTCGCAATCGTTGGACCGACTGGAGCTGGTAAGACAACCATTGTCAATCTTTTGATGAAGTTCTATGAGATAGATAAGGGAAGTATCTGTATCGATGGTGTGGATACCAAGGATATGAAGCGCTCAGAAGTACACGATGCCTTTTCAATGGTCTTGCAGGACACTTGGCTCTTTGAAGGAACGATTCGAGAGAACCTGATCTATAATCAGACAGACATCAGTGATGAACGAATGATGGAAGCCAGCAAGGCTGTGGGAATCCACCACTTTATCATGACCTTGCCAGATGGCTACGATACTGTTTTGGACGACACCGTGACCTTGTCTGTCGGACAAAAACAGCTCTTGACCATTGCTCGTGCTTTGCTAAAAGATGCGCCACTCCTAATTCTGGATGAAGCGACATCCTCAGTCGACACACGTACAGAGGAGTTGATTCAAAAAGCCATGGACCGTTTGATGGAAGATCGAACTTCCTTTGTCATCGCCCACCGCTTGTCAACTATCCGTAATGCCGACTTGATTCTTGTCATGAAAGATGGCAATATCATTGAGCAAGGGAACCATGATGACCTTATGGCCCAAGCTGGCTTCTATGCCGACTTGTACAATAGCCAATTTACAGAAGACGAAGCAGAAGAATAA
- a CDS encoding LytTR family DNA-binding domain-containing protein yields the protein MKLRIEIDGNLEETEIVIKTPTLTDEIADLQRLLQESKAPRLTFYKGTGEYYLDLSEILFFETEGSKIYAHNQKEAYEVRLKLYELESILPRYFSRVSKSTIANIRQIYSVDKSFSGTGTISFYQTHKEVHVSRHYQSLLKENLRNMR from the coding sequence ATGAAGTTACGAATTGAGATTGACGGCAATTTAGAGGAGACTGAAATTGTCATCAAGACACCCACTTTGACAGATGAAATTGCAGACTTGCAACGGCTCTTGCAAGAGTCAAAGGCTCCGAGGTTGACTTTTTACAAGGGGACAGGTGAATATTATCTAGACCTGTCAGAAATTCTCTTCTTTGAAACAGAAGGGAGCAAGATCTACGCTCATAACCAGAAGGAAGCCTATGAGGTTCGCCTCAAACTTTATGAGTTGGAGTCCATATTGCCTCGCTATTTTAGCCGAGTGTCCAAGTCAACGATCGCAAACATCCGTCAGATTTACTCAGTGGACAAGTCCTTTTCAGGAACGGGCACCATTTCCTTTTATCAGACGCACAAGGAGGTTCATGTCTCACGGCATTACCAATCCCTCCTAAAAGAAAATCTAAGAAACATGAGGTAA
- a CDS encoding phosphatase PAP2 family protein → MKNYQEWYQNISSRLTSHPPLLFLLCSFNRLMTVAMPLVYLILLVTTYLKLGLGQQVGVYVLIPASGFVILSLFRKKINHPRPYETWDIRPLLDKDSSGQSMPSRHVFSATIISMAYFHAWTLIGMILLICSGVLALVRVLGGVHYPKDVLVGYVCGLLWGFFFFLF, encoded by the coding sequence ATGAAAAATTATCAAGAATGGTATCAAAATATCAGCTCCAGACTCACCAGCCATCCCCCTCTTTTATTTCTGTTATGCAGTTTCAATCGTTTGATGACAGTCGCCATGCCCTTGGTCTATCTGATTTTGCTAGTCACCACTTACCTGAAACTAGGACTGGGTCAGCAAGTTGGGGTTTATGTGCTTATTCCTGCATCAGGTTTTGTGATTTTGTCTCTTTTTCGTAAGAAAATCAACCACCCGCGGCCTTATGAAACTTGGGACATCCGTCCCCTGCTTGACAAGGATAGTTCGGGACAGTCTATGCCCAGTCGTCATGTCTTTTCGGCAACTATCATCTCCATGGCCTATTTCCATGCTTGGACTTTGATCGGAATGATCTTGCTTATTTGCTCAGGAGTCTTAGCCTTGGTCCGAGTATTAGGTGGTGTGCATTATCCAAAGGACGTCTTGGTTGGCTATGTCTGCGGTCTGTTGTGGGGGTTCTTTTTCTTCCTATTCTGA